A region of Panicum virgatum strain AP13 chromosome 8N, P.virgatum_v5, whole genome shotgun sequence DNA encodes the following proteins:
- the LOC120686173 gene encoding putative F-box protein At4g22660 encodes MDKSPEVPQDVLRRIFAILEIPDLVRAGSVCSSWRAAYTSLCSTGNCRLRQTPYLLYTSESTDAREAGLYSITEKKAYTLTLPDPPIRSRYIIGSSYGWIITADERSELHLVNPITGEQIALPSVTTIEQVKPVFDDEGAVCSYEYWYYTGEDVISYTPSVRDYLFYKAFLSSDPSMGGYFVVLIHNPNSQLSFARAGDDKWTWLPPHSYYEDCLFKEGLLYASTTIGEIHTFNLGAPAVTHKVFLDKIDIYGERMYIVQGSGAEMLQIWRSDAVPRGEDEDETDSDVKLELDRGKFVSNTTAITVYEVEPASKKIEKISSLGQNVLFLGHNQSLCLHAEEYPQLKANHVYYTDDDYLYTTGFKNNRRDIGVFDLENNSSQELTTPQLWSNWPTPVWLIPNPRRMSLATHS; translated from the coding sequence ATGGACAAATCGCCGGAGGTGCCGCAGGACGTCCTGCGGCGTATATTTGCTATCTTGGAGATCCCTGACCTTGTGCGTGCAGGATCAGTCTGCTCGTCATGGCGTGCCGCCTACACCAGCCTGTGCAGCACTGGAAACTGCAGGTTGCGGCAGACACCGTACCTCCTGTACACCTCCGAATCCACTGATGCGAGGGAAGCGGGTCTCTACAGCATCACGGAGAAGAAGGCCTACACATTGACTCTCCCAGACCCGCCTATCCGTAGTAGGTATATCATTGGCTCCTCATATGGATGGATCATCACAGCTGATGAGAGGTCCGAGCTTCACCTTGTCAATCCCATCACCGGCGAGCAGATTGCCTTACCATCAGTCACGACTATCGAGCAAGTGAAGCCGGTCTTCGATGATGAAGGCGCTGTGTGCAGCTATGAGTATTGGTATTACACTGGAGAAGATGTGATTTCATACACGCCTTCAGTGAGGGATTACCTGTTCTACAAGGCCTTCCTGTCTTCGGATCCGTCTATGGGAGGCTATTTCGTGGTGCTCATCCACAACCCAAATTCACAGCTCTCGTTTGCTAGGGCAGGGGACGATAAGTGGACCTGGTTGCCACCACATTCTTACTATGAAGACTGCTTATTCAAGGAGGGGTTGTTGTATGCATCCACTACAATTGGAGAAATTCATACATTCAATCTTGGTGCTCCTGCAGTCACACACAAGGTATTTTTGGACAAGATAGACATTTATGGCGAGAGGATGTACATTGTTCAAGGTTCAGGTGCTGAGATGCTGCAAATATGGAGGTCTGATGCAGTACCACGTGGAGAAGACGAAGATGAAACTGATTCAGATGTAAAACTGGAATTAGACCGTGGCAAATTTGTGTCCAATACCACCGCGATCACCGTTTATGAAGTGGAGCCTGCATCAAAAAAGATTGAGAAAATAAGTAGCTTGGGTCAGAATGTTCTGTTTCTTGGGCATAATCAATCACTTTGCCTCCATGCTGAAGAATACCCACAGCTGAAGGCAAATCATGTCTACTACACTGATGATGACTATCTCTATACTACAGGTTTCAAGAATAACCGCCGCGACATTGGTGTATTTGACTTGGAAAATAACAGCAGCCAGGAACTCACAACCCCTCAGCTTTGGTCTAACTGGCCAACCCCTGTGTGGCTGATTCCAAATCCTCGAAGAATGAGTTTAGCAACACACAGTTAG